A genomic segment from Polyangium mundeleinium encodes:
- a CDS encoding AraC family transcriptional regulator, translating to MASSPNKLTDRPAPVDEPVTDVLADVLDAMRLTTLMHGRFELGAPWGIRFPESPGAHIVIVARGSARLEVEKVEGAIVLSAGDLALFPHGGGHTLRDAEGSPLHMLGHGECQRARGVGPIRLGGDGTRTTLVAGTFRLGAAPRTPLFEGLPRVIHVTADDPAMSPSLAPLVQLLIAESASVSPGATVIMSRLADILFVQALRTHIAARQCHEHGLCALADPQIRKALSLIHERPAEPWTVERLATAVALSRSSFAARFSSLVGEPPLEYLARWRMTKAAQFLRESELPLIEVAESIGYQSEASFNRAFKRWGGVAPGAYRREHRRGERHEA from the coding sequence ATGGCATCCAGTCCAAATAAATTGACCGATCGTCCAGCGCCAGTGGACGAGCCGGTAACCGACGTCCTCGCGGATGTGCTGGACGCGATGCGTCTGACGACCCTCATGCATGGTCGCTTCGAGCTGGGTGCTCCCTGGGGAATCCGGTTCCCGGAGAGCCCCGGCGCGCACATCGTCATCGTCGCGCGTGGGAGCGCTCGCCTGGAGGTCGAGAAAGTCGAGGGAGCCATCGTCCTGTCCGCCGGTGATCTGGCGCTGTTTCCGCACGGCGGAGGGCACACGCTGCGCGATGCGGAAGGCAGCCCGCTCCACATGCTCGGACACGGTGAATGTCAGCGGGCCCGCGGGGTAGGGCCGATCCGGCTCGGCGGTGATGGGACCCGCACCACCCTGGTCGCGGGGACCTTCCGGCTCGGCGCCGCGCCTCGCACGCCGTTGTTCGAGGGGCTTCCACGCGTCATTCACGTCACCGCGGACGATCCCGCGATGTCCCCCTCGCTGGCGCCCCTCGTGCAACTGCTCATCGCGGAGAGCGCCTCGGTAAGCCCGGGCGCGACCGTCATCATGAGCCGGCTCGCGGACATCCTGTTCGTGCAGGCACTCCGGACGCACATCGCGGCGCGCCAGTGCCACGAGCACGGGCTGTGTGCGCTCGCGGATCCGCAGATCCGCAAGGCCCTCTCCCTCATCCACGAGAGACCCGCCGAGCCCTGGACCGTCGAGCGTCTCGCGACGGCCGTTGCCCTCTCGAGGTCCAGCTTCGCCGCGCGCTTCAGCTCGCTCGTCGGAGAGCCCCCGCTCGAGTACCTCGCGCGGTGGCGGATGACGAAGGCCGCCCAGTTCCTTCGGGAGAGCGAGCTACCACTGATCGAAGTCGCGGAGAGCATCGGTTACCAGAGCGAGGCGTCGTTCAATCGGGCCTTCAAGCGCTGGGGCGGCGTGGCCCCAGGCGCATACCGGCGAGAACACCGCCGGGGTGAACGGCATGAGGCCTGA
- a CDS encoding alkene reductase, with the protein MANVSKLLSPFRLGRLELKNRLVMAPMTRSRALVDGNVPSPLAPTYYEQRASAGLLITEATQVSPQGVGYIRTPGMHSPQQVAGWRKVTDAVHAWGGVIFAQLWHVGRVSHPDFHDGQLPVAPSAIGYEGEVFTFKGKTRIVTPRALETEEIPGIVEQFRRAAENAREAGFDGVELHGSNGYLLDQFLRDGSNQRTDAYGGSIENRARLPLEVAQAVAGVWGAEQVGYRLSPQPFPYAGMKDSTPVETFTYIARELRRLGLGYLHVTEAVSGNAVPSAEQRITPLLRKAFQGAFIVNGGYDARAGEEALARGEADLVAYGVPFLANPDLPERFRREAPLNPPDVATFFTGEEKGYTDYPALR; encoded by the coding sequence ATGGCAAACGTTTCGAAGCTCCTGTCCCCCTTCCGCCTGGGCCGCCTCGAGCTGAAGAACCGGCTGGTGATGGCGCCGATGACGCGCAGCCGGGCGCTCGTGGATGGCAACGTGCCCAGCCCCCTGGCGCCGACGTACTACGAGCAGCGCGCCTCGGCGGGGCTCCTCATCACCGAGGCCACCCAGGTCAGCCCCCAGGGCGTTGGGTACATCCGCACGCCCGGCATGCACTCGCCCCAGCAGGTGGCGGGCTGGAGGAAGGTGACGGACGCCGTCCATGCATGGGGTGGAGTCATCTTCGCCCAGCTCTGGCATGTCGGGCGCGTCTCGCACCCGGACTTCCATGACGGCCAGTTGCCTGTAGCGCCCTCGGCGATCGGCTACGAAGGAGAGGTCTTCACGTTCAAGGGCAAGACGCGCATCGTGACGCCGCGAGCGCTCGAGACCGAGGAGATTCCCGGCATCGTCGAGCAATTCCGGCGCGCGGCGGAGAACGCCCGGGAGGCGGGCTTCGATGGCGTCGAGCTGCACGGCAGCAACGGCTACCTGCTGGACCAATTCCTGCGGGATGGCTCCAACCAGCGCACGGACGCCTACGGCGGCAGCATCGAGAACCGGGCACGCCTCCCGCTGGAGGTGGCCCAGGCGGTGGCGGGCGTCTGGGGCGCGGAGCAGGTGGGCTACCGGCTCTCGCCGCAACCGTTCCCCTACGCGGGCATGAAGGACTCCACCCCGGTCGAGACCTTCACCTACATAGCCCGGGAGCTCCGCCGGTTGGGACTCGGCTACCTGCATGTGACCGAGGCCGTGTCGGGCAACGCGGTGCCGAGCGCGGAGCAGCGCATCACCCCGCTGCTGCGCAAGGCCTTCCAGGGCGCCTTCATCGTCAACGGCGGCTACGACGCGCGCGCTGGAGAGGAGGCATTGGCCCGGGGCGAAGCCGATCTCGTCGCCTATGGCGTGCCGTTCCTCGCCAATCCGGACCTCCCGGAGCGTTTCCGGCGCGAGGCCCCGCTCAACCCGCCGGACGTCGCCACCTTCTTCACGGGCGAGGAGAAGGGCTACACGGACTACCCGGCGCTGCGCTGA